In Bacillus cereus ATCC 14579, a single window of DNA contains:
- the sucD gene encoding succinate--CoA ligase subunit alpha yields the protein MSVLVNKDTKVIVQGITGSQGLFHTKQMIEYGTKIVGGVTPGKGGTDIEGVPVFDTVEDAVKATGANASVVYVPPAFAADAIMEAVDAEIDLVVCITEGIPVLDMVNVKRYMAGKHTRLLGPNCPGVITPDECKIGIMPGYIHKKGHVGILSRSGTLTYEAVHQLTQEGIGQSTAVGIGGDPVNGTDFIDALKAFNEDEETHAVIMIGEIGGTAEEEAAEWVKANMTKPVVGFIGGQTAPAGKRMGHAGAIISGGKGTAAEKIKTMEACGIKVAETPAVMGETLISVLKEKGLFETCKNY from the coding sequence ATGAGCGTATTAGTTAATAAAGATACAAAAGTTATTGTTCAAGGTATTACAGGTTCTCAAGGTTTATTCCATACAAAACAAATGATTGAATACGGTACGAAAATTGTCGGTGGTGTAACACCAGGTAAGGGCGGCACTGATATTGAAGGTGTACCAGTATTTGATACAGTAGAAGATGCAGTGAAAGCAACAGGCGCAAACGCTTCAGTTGTATACGTTCCACCCGCTTTTGCGGCAGATGCAATTATGGAAGCTGTTGATGCAGAAATTGATTTAGTAGTATGTATTACTGAAGGGATTCCTGTATTAGATATGGTAAACGTAAAGAGATATATGGCGGGTAAACATACACGTTTACTTGGACCAAACTGCCCAGGTGTAATCACACCAGATGAATGTAAGATTGGTATTATGCCAGGATATATTCATAAAAAAGGTCATGTTGGTATCCTATCTCGCTCTGGTACATTAACTTATGAAGCTGTACATCAGTTAACACAAGAAGGTATTGGCCAATCTACTGCTGTAGGTATCGGCGGAGACCCTGTTAACGGTACAGACTTTATTGATGCGTTAAAAGCATTTAATGAAGATGAAGAAACACATGCTGTAATTATGATTGGTGAAATCGGCGGTACAGCAGAAGAAGAGGCAGCTGAATGGGTAAAAGCTAATATGACAAAACCTGTCGTAGGCTTCATTGGTGGTCAAACAGCGCCTGCTGGCAAACGTATGGGCCATGCTGGTGCAATCATTTCTGGCGGTAAAGGAACTGCTGCTGAAAAGATTAAAACAATGGAAGCTTGTGGCATTAAAGTAGCTGAAACTCCAGCAGTTATGGGAGAAACGCTAATCTCTGTTTTAAAAGAAAAAGGTTTATTTGAGACTTGTAAAAACTATTAA